The Deltaproteobacteria bacterium genomic sequence CGACGCGACCGACGGCGGCGCCGCACCCTGGCGGTGGGACCAGGACGTCGCGAGCGCGCGCTTCGGCGTCGAGTATCGCGCCGGCCGGCGCGTCAAGCTGTCGCTCGAAGTGGAGTTTTCCGACGGCGACGCGCGGCCCAAGGACGTGTGGGTCAGATGGCGGCCGGTGCGGGCGGTGGCGGTGCAGGCCGGTCGCTTCAAGCGGCCGATCAGCGCGGTGCAACTCGCGGGGCTGTGGGATCTGCCGGTCGTCGAGCGCGGGCTGCTCGGGGATCTGGAGGTGTCCGGGGTCCGGCTGCCGGTCGGCGGGCGCGGTGACGGCATTCGGGTTGCATGGACCTCGGCGGTCATGCCGGTGGGCGTCGAGGTCGCCGCTTTCGCTCCCGACGTGTCGGTCGCACCGGATGCGTCGCGCCACGTGCCCGTCGATCCGTGGGCGCGCGTCGAGTGGCGCGTCGCCCGCGGCGTCACCTGGGGCACCAGCTTCGGCCTGGCCGCGTTCTACGACAAGCCGGATCGCGCGGTGAATTACCGGCACGCCCCGGTCGCGGGCGTGGACCTCGCGGTCGAGCGCGGCCTGGTGCGCGCGTGGGTGGACGCAATCGCCGGCATCGACCCGTTGCCGTTCGCGCTCGACGTGGCGACGATCGACCTGCCGTGCGCGATGGGCGGCGACGGGTCGGCGACCTGCCCGCCCGTCGAGTTGATCGCCGACCGCGGCGTGTTCGCCGCGGTGCGAGCCGTGGCCGGTGCGCGCGTCGACCCGGGCCGCGGCGTCCGCGCGGTGATGCCGTTCGTGTCCGCGACCGGCGTGGACCTCAACACGCGCTTTGCCGACGACGAGGTGGGCCAGGTCGGCGGCGGCGTCGCCGTCGAGTTGGGCAGGCACCTGCGCTGGCAGGTGCACGCCGAGTGGACGGTGGCGGCGGCCCGCGCGCCGGTGCGCGACGCGGTGCGCGCGATGGTGCAGCTCGGCGCGGCATTCTGACGGGACGGCGCATGTTCATCGTATTCGAGGGCATCGACGGAAGCGGCAAGACGACCATCTCGAACCGCGTCGCGAAGCTGCTGCGCCGGCGCGGCCGGGCGGTCGCACACGTGCGCGAGGGCGGCGAGTTCGCGCAGCCGCTGGTGTCGCGCCTGCGCGAGTTCGGCAAGGACCGGCGCAACTTCGAACTCGAACCGGTGGCGGAGTTGTTGCTATACGCCGCGCGTGAGGCGCAGCTGATCGCCGACGCAGTCCGACCGGCGCTCGCCAGCCACGACCTCGTGTTCGCCGACCGCTACCTGTATTCGTGCGAAGTACTCGCCTGCGATGGCCGTGGGCTCGCGCGAGACATCGTGAGGCCGATCGTCGACGCCACGGCGTGTGGGCTGTGGCCGGACCTGGTCGTGCTGTGCGACGCCGATCCGCACATCGCGCGCGCCCGCCGCAAGGCGCGCAAGATCGCAAAGACTGCCGCCGGTCCGCGCGACGACCGCGGCGGCGGCAGCCGCAAGTCGCTGGGCGGCGTCGGAATGGCGCACCGGATGCGTTCCGGTTACCTCGCGCTGGCAGCGCGCGAGCCCGCACGGTGGCTCGTCGTCGACAACACGTGGTCCCGCCTCGACGACGTGGTCGACCGTGTCGTCGGCGTCATCGACGCGATCGCGAGCGGCGCGCCCGTGGCCGACGCCATCGCGCGCGCCCGAGCCGCGCCGTTCGCGTCGCCGCCGGCCGCGGACGA encodes the following:
- the tmk gene encoding dTMP kinase translates to MDGGGGPRAGARRGARDGAARRGILTGRRMFIVFEGIDGSGKTTISNRVAKLLRRRGRAVAHVREGGEFAQPLVSRLREFGKDRRNFELEPVAELLLYAAREAQLIADAVRPALASHDLVFADRYLYSCEVLACDGRGLARDIVRPIVDATACGLWPDLVVLCDADPHIARARRKARKIAKTAAGPRDDRGGGSRKSLGGVGMAHRMRSGYLALAAREPARWLVVDNTWSRLDDVVDRVVGVIDAIASGAPVADAIARARAAPFASPPAADEPTAGAAARAFFAFVEDRAEREPGVAAYLLSGLDDDRAWALRRQLAADEPALVAYSIRGMNSEAAWQLRAALVDDAPYQVARSLAGNAVDPRRAADLRERLAAHQPLGVVASLRGDATEAAWRLRRRLADAHLLAVVASLAGD